ATGCACTCCTGGAGCGTGAACGGATCGCTCGGGCCCCAGTCGGCCGACGAATTGACGAGGATCCGCTCGCGGCCGTACTTCTCCAGCATGTCGACGGCACGCTTCGGCGAGCACTTCGTGATCGGATAGAGCGTGAACCCCACCCAGTAGCCGGCGTCGAGGCAGGGCTTGATCGTCTGCTCCTCGACGTGGTCGATCCAGATCCGCTCCGGATCGACGTCCATCCCGGCGAGGACCTCGAGGACGGTCTTCGTGCCGTGGGCCTTGTCGGCGAGGTGCGGGGTGTGGATGAGGACGAGCTGGCCGTGCTTCATCGCCATCTCGACGTGGGCCTGGAGCGACTCGATCTCGTTCTTCGTCGATTTGTGGAGGCCGGTCTCGCCGACGCCGAGGACCGTCGGCTTGGCGAAGAACTCGGGGAAGTGCCGGAGCACGTCGCGGGTCAGGCCGGGGTTCTCGGCCTCCTTGGGATTGACCGCCACCCAGCAGAAGTGGCGGATCCCGTACTGTGCCGCGCGCGTCGGCTCGAACTCCGAGATCTGCCGGAAGTAGTCGATGAACGTCTCGGGGTAGAGCCGGTCGAAGCCGGCCCAGAAGGCGGGCTCGGCGACTGCGACGACGCCGCTCATCGCCATCCGCTCGTAGTCCTGCGCCGTGCGGGCGATGGCGTGGTAGTGGGGCTGGATGATCTGCATCGTGAGGGTCCTCGGGGAATCGGCCGGCGGCGGAGGGGGCGGTCAGACCGAGGCGAACAGCTCGAGGAGGGCCACGGTCCGCTCGCGCTGCGGGCGCTCCTCGGCGACCAGCGCCAGCGCCTTGCGGATCAGGTCGAGCCTGCGCTCCGACGCCGTCAGGGCGCCGTTGCCGGCGCCACTGCGGGCGACGGCGGCGTCGTAGCGGTCGAGGTAGGCGGCGATCTCGAGGAGCTGGTGGCGCGACTCGAGGAAGTAGTTTTCGGCGACTTGGGCAGGGGACAGCATGGGGCACCTCGGAAGCGGGGCCGGACGGGTGCGGACGCCGGAAAAATCATACCCCGGCGACCGGGTGCGGGCAGGGCGCGCCGCGGCAGCGGTCTTGCGGTCCTGCAAGCGTCGCCGTGGCAGGGTGTGACACTCGCAGCGGTGGTGATGCCGCGCCGGCCGGTCAGACTTCGGCGAGCGGCGCCGTGGCGTCGCCGAACGTGCCGGGGCGGACGTCGAGCTTGTCCATCATCGAGAGGAACAACCGGCACAATTGCCTCTCGGGCTTGCCCGTGTAGTCGAGCACCCGCCCGCTCTCGAGCCGGCCGCCGGCGCGGCCGAGGAGGACGACGGGGAGCTGGTCGTTGTCGTGTTTGGCCCCGGCCATCATGCTCGAGCAGAGCATGACCATCGAGTTGTCGAGGAGCGTGCGCTCCCCTTCCTCGATCGCGTCGAGGCGGCGGGCGACGTGGGCCATCTGCTCGAGGAAGAACTGGTTGACGCGCAGCCAGTCGTCGCCGTCGGAGTGGGAGAGGAGGTGGTGGATCATGTAGTCGATCCCCTGGGCGGGGTTGTCGACGCGCGGGAGGTTGGGGAAGCGGAGCGCCGAGTGGTCGTTGTTGAGCTTGAGGGTCA
This is a stretch of genomic DNA from Planctomycetota bacterium. It encodes these proteins:
- a CDS encoding metal-dependent hydrolase, whose amino-acid sequence is MQIIQPHYHAIARTAQDYERMAMSGVVAVAEPAFWAGFDRLYPETFIDYFRQISEFEPTRAAQYGIRHFCWVAVNPKEAENPGLTRDVLRHFPEFFAKPTVLGVGETGLHKSTKNEIESLQAHVEMAMKHGQLVLIHTPHLADKAHGTKTVLEVLAGMDVDPERIWIDHVEEQTIKPCLDAGYWVGFTLYPITKCSPKRAVDMLEKYGRERILVNSSADWGPSDPFTLQECILELRRRGHSLQDAIEIFHNNPCRFLGQNPKFDIQPIRVEVADVAHA